The following nucleotide sequence is from Gymnodinialimonas phycosphaerae.
GAGAAGAGTTGCATGTGCCAGATTGTTTTTGACGGTGTCCGCTGGTAGGGGCTGACCAAGCTTCAGAGCAGAGGAAATACTCAGATGAGCAACGATTATATCGTCAAGGATATTGCGCTGGCCGAGTTCGGCCGCAAGGAACTGGACATCGCTGAAACGGAAATGCCGGGCCTGATGGCGCTGCGCGAGGAATACGGCGCGGAAAAGCCCCTGAAGGGCGCGCGCATCGTCGGCTCGCTTCACATGACGATCCAGACGGCAGTTCTGATCGAAACGCTGGTTGACCTCGGCGCGGACGTGCGGTGGGCCTCGTGCAACATCTTCTCGACCCAGGACCATGCGGCGGCGGCGATTGCCGCGTCGGGCGTGCCGGTCTTCGCGATCAAAGGCCAAAGCCTTGAAGAGCATTGGGATTACCTGGACCGCTCTTTCCTGTTCGAGGACGGCCCGAACCTGATCCTGGACGATGGCGGCGATGCAACGCTGTATATCCTGCTGGGAGCGCGCGCCGAGGCGGGGGAAGAGATCATTCCGGTCCCCGGATCCGAGGAAGAAGTCGCGATCAAGGCGCAGATCAAGAAGCGCATGGAGGCCAGCCCCGGTTGGTTCACCAAGATGCGTGACCAGATCAAGGGCGTGTCCGAGGAAACGACGACCGGGGTGCATCGCCTCTATGATCTGCAGAAGAACGGGCAATTGCCGTTCCCCGCGATCAATGTGAACGACAGCGTCACCAAGTCGAAGTTCGACAACAAGTACGGCTGCAAGGAATCGCTGGTCGACGGCATTCGCCGCGCAACGGACACGATGATGGCCGGCAAGGTTGCCGTCGTTTTGGGCTACGGCGATGTGGGCAAGGGCTCGGCGGCGTCGCTGTCCGGCGCGGGCGCGCGCGTGAAGGTGACGGAAGCCGATCCGATTTGTGCCTTGCAGGCCGCCATGGACGGCTTCGAGGTCGTGCTGCTGGAAGATGTCGTGTCCGACGCCGATATCTTCATCACCACCACGGGCAACAAGGACGTCATCCGCATCGAGCATATGCGCGAGATGAAGGACATGGCGATCGTCGGCAACATCGGCCACTTCGACAACGAGATCCAGGTCGCCGCGCTGAAGAACCACAAGTGGACCAACATCAAGGAGCAGGTGGACATGATCGAGATGCCCAACGGGCACCGCTTGATCCTGTTGTCGGAGGGGCGCTTGCTGAACCTCGGCAACGCCACGGGCCACCCGTCGTTCGTGATGTCCGCGTCGTTCACCAACCAGGTGCTGGCGCAGATGGAGCTGTGGCTGCGCGGCAACGAGTATGACAATCAGGTCTACATCCTGCCCAAGAAGCTGGATGAGAAGGTCGCGCGTCTGCATCTGGCGAAGATCGGCGTGAAGCTGACGCAGCTGGACAAGGAGCAAGCCGATTACATCGGCGTGCCCCAGGACGGCCCCTTCAAGCCAGAGCATTACCGCTACTAAGCGAGATCCGAGAGCAAACGAAAAGAGCCGTCCCAGCGCAGGGACGGCTCTTTTCATGGGAAGAAGGCGCTTTGGGCCGCAATGCAGGCCTAGTCATGACACAATCCGAAGCGATGGAAGTGCGGCGGAATTGACTACAATTCTACGAAAATTCAATTGGACTAAACCTGGGAACACAACATGTCACTTACGAAAACACTTATCAAAGCCGCTGGCGGTGCCCTTGTGGCGTTGGCATTCGCCACCGGGATGGCGTCTGCAACGCCTTGGCGGCTGGACTATATTCAGACGGATCTGGGCACCGGCAGCCACCAGTACGATTTCCTGCTGACGTTGGATAACAACGACAACAGCTGGACCCTGGGTCAGGGATTTGACTGGTTCATCATCGGTGATGTCAGCTCCTCCGGCCCGGCAACCTTTACGGAGGGTCCTGGCTTTTTCACGTCGATTCCGACAGGCGCACTTGCGACGTCAAGCGGTGGAGGGTCCAACGGGCCGACACTGGGTTTCGTAGACGGCTCGGTCTCGGGGTTGCAACTGGTGCCTGACGCTGTCGGCT
It contains:
- the ahcY gene encoding adenosylhomocysteinase; its protein translation is MSNDYIVKDIALAEFGRKELDIAETEMPGLMALREEYGAEKPLKGARIVGSLHMTIQTAVLIETLVDLGADVRWASCNIFSTQDHAAAAIAASGVPVFAIKGQSLEEHWDYLDRSFLFEDGPNLILDDGGDATLYILLGARAEAGEEIIPVPGSEEEVAIKAQIKKRMEASPGWFTKMRDQIKGVSEETTTGVHRLYDLQKNGQLPFPAINVNDSVTKSKFDNKYGCKESLVDGIRRATDTMMAGKVAVVLGYGDVGKGSAASLSGAGARVKVTEADPICALQAAMDGFEVVLLEDVVSDADIFITTTGNKDVIRIEHMREMKDMAIVGNIGHFDNEIQVAALKNHKWTNIKEQVDMIEMPNGHRLILLSEGRLLNLGNATGHPSFVMSASFTNQVLAQMELWLRGNEYDNQVYILPKKLDEKVARLHLAKIGVKLTQLDKEQADYIGVPQDGPFKPEHYRY
- a CDS encoding VPLPA-CTERM sorting domain-containing protein, whose amino-acid sequence is MSLTKTLIKAAGGALVALAFATGMASATPWRLDYIQTDLGTGSHQYDFLLTLDNNDNSWTLGQGFDWFIIGDVSSSGPATFTEGPGFFTSIPTGALATSSGGGSNGPTLGFVDGSVSGLQLVPDAVGFSVAFSGVSSYAYTSGTLRFSHLVGNTSTIRAFANQVASFDTSPIPLPAGLPLLLGALGAAGFVARRKGRAQA